In Toxoplasma gondii ME49 chromosome VIII, whole genome shotgun sequence, a single genomic region encodes these proteins:
- a CDS encoding serine--tRNA ligase (encoded by transcript TGME49_271625~Signal peptide predicted by SignalP 2.0 HMM (probability 0.736) with cleavage site probability 0.539 at residue 25), which produces MVRLRVCFALLSFSCCLLLPRQILCSEARSLVRHRAPFCSETSVHTNDGTDFFAQPSLSLLRPSSALSSHDFPSSPFTASADPRGGKWSRRSDGRRGGTKQVRAQAMTTSLPLSLRQRKTPFQFDLCLRFPFVSPIRSSTPSVPSSEEIRTALSFLSGRPSSLEEALGAPPAKAVWRLHLGGATHGSRWRFSRSGVSSCPSSSRFSVSPQPLRSRFGSPFSLSGRLRGPLGGRGRRLSPSLSRDWKTRLLTALSQEAHSSHLCENHGGSAARNPVQRIHSPETARENEEVRCATGRGPSAGRSTHANSGEGPCRRIGVAEDEQAKDTGEPLQMMSLRHVAERGKEVLDALEKRHESTEVVDAARNLIEHLLPTHRRLQVETWRRATERRHRAAAAFAASQEFAIAQKDDVDPFEERERLGGTETERGRKVKKEQQPALASLHEQAAQTRATVARRVQELRESGSRISAIMKRLPNALDSRVPLGIDSRDNQEVDRWWPPSLSAPSSFLHPEMSPPSPPSSVRHPLSTGCAWQRGVEEALEERDNEIDEDGGSTEPSQKVAGVPGTAAASSFERQVTPETSASSSHGLLDHSTLLAVLNASTDGEATTRMAGRRHSALRGMVARLHRALKNYFLDFLLALDTEDGKKFTEVGVPPLIVSRSTLEGTGQLPRLENGLFALPATSNNQIAGENAFLIPTAEVPLVGFYRQKRIPEEDLPIRLTAATPCFRLEDGTYGRWNRGLLRQQVFEKVESVVICTPEQAEEEHARLRKIGKTLLKELQIPFREVLLCSGDMSATAAICYDLEAWIPSLQGFLEVSSISNCWDYQARRLSVKFQPSKGASRQQTVSSKNKEAGDAGQTSAKRSSRFCFTLNGSTLAVGRTLVAVIENHQFIKEDHSGKKRGVRIPKPLQPYLGGLEEILEDSPSLSS; this is translated from the exons ATGGTTAGGCTTCGAGTCTGTTTCGcactcctttctttctcttgctgcCTGCTCCTCCCGCGTCAAATCTTGTGCAGCGAAGCCCGGAGTCTTGTCAGACACCGAGCACCCTTTTGTTCGGAAACGTCGGTTCACACGAATGACGGGACAGATTTCTTCGCTCAGCCTTCCCTGTCACTGCTCCGTCCCTCTTCCGCGCTTTCGTCTCACGactttccttcctcccccTTCACGGCTTCAGCTGACCCCAGAGGAGGAAAATGGAGCCGACGAAGCGATGGCCGCCGAGGCGGTACAAAACAGGTTAGAGCGCAGGCTATGACCACTTCGTTGCCGCTATCTCTTCGCCAACGCAAAACGCCTTTCCAGTTCGATCTGTGTCTGCGGTTCCCCTTCGTTTCCCCAATCCGTTCCTCGACTCCCTCAGTCCCTTCTTCCGAGGAGATTCGAACTGCGCTCTCATTTTTGTCGGGACGTCCGAGCAGCTTGGAGGAAGCTCTCGGCGCGCCGCCTGCAAAGGCCGTGTGGCGCCTTCACCTAGGAGGGGCAACTCATGGCTCAAGATGGCGGTTTTCTCGTTCCGGCGTTTCCTCGTGTCCATCCTCCTCACGGTTCTCAGTGTCGCCGCAGCCTTTGCGCTCACGATTCggttcccctttctctctttccgggCGTCTGCGGGGTCCGCTGGGTGGACGAGGGCGTCGGCTATCACCGTCGCTGAGCCGCGACTGGAAGACACGACTCCTGACAGCTCTTTCTCAGGAGGCTCACAGCTCACACCTCTGTGAGAACCACGGGGGTTCTGCAGCGAGGAATCCTGTGCAGAGAATCCACAGTCCGGAAACGgccagagagaacgaagaagtcAGATGCGCCACAGGCCGCGGGCCTTCCGCAGGTCGCAGCACACACGCGAACAGCGGTGAGGGGCCTTGTCGCCGGATCGGAGTTGCTGAAGATGAGCAGGCGAAAGACACTGGAGAGCCGTTGCAAATGATGAGTCTGAGGCACGTTGCGGAAAGAGGCAAGGAAGTCCTTGATGCCCTTGAAAAACGCCACGAATCCACGGAGGTGGTGGATGCGGCAAGAAATCTCATCG AACATCTCCTGCCCACACATCGCCGTCTGCAAGTGGAGACTTGGCGCAGAGCCACGGAGCGCCGCCAtcgcgcagctgctgccttcGCCGCTTCCCAGGAGTTCGCAATTGCGCAGAAGGATGACGTTGACCCTTTTGAAGAAAGGGAGCGTTTGGGTGGCACCGAGAccgaaagaggcagaaaggtGAAGAAAG AGCAGCAACCGgcgctcgcctctctccacgaGCAG GCCGCCCAGACTCGTGCCACTGTGGCTCGTCGAGTTCAGGAGCTCCGCGAGTCTGGATCACGAATCAGCGCCATCATGAAGCGACTTCCCAATGCATTAGACAGCCGA GTTCCATTGGGGATCGACTCGAGGGATAACCAAGAGGTTGACCGCTGGtggccgccttctctctctgcaccgTCGTCCTTCCTGCACCCGGAAatgtctcctccttctcctccttcttctgttcgccACCCGTTATCTACAGGCTGCGCTTGGCAGAGAGGGGTGGAAGAAGCattggaggagagagacaacgaaaTCGATGAGGACGGTGGAAGCACGGAGCCTTCACAAAAGGTGGCGGGTGTTCCTGGAACGGCTGCAGCGTCTTCGTTTGAAAGACAGGTGACCCCGGAGacctccgcttcttcgtcgcatGGGCTCCTCGATCATTCgactcttctcgctgtcctcAACGCCTCCACCGATGGCGAGGCGACTACTCGCATGGCTGGCAGACGGCATTCCGCCCTACGCGGTATGGTGGCTCGACTGCATAGAGCTTTGAAGAATTACTTTCtcgatttccttctcgccctcgacACTGAAGACGGCAAAAAGTTTACGGAGGTCGGAGTTCCTCCTCTGATTGTCAG CCGCTCCACCCTCGAAGGCACTGGCCAGCTCCCCCGCCTGGAAAACGGTCTCTTTGCTCTTCCGGCGACCTCGAACAACCAA aTCGCTGGAGAAAATGCCTTCCTTATTCCTACGGCCGAGGTGCCTCTCGTTGGCTTCTACAG GCAAAAGCGAATTCCGGAAGAGGACCTGCCAATACGCCTGACTGCAGCGACGCCTTGCTTCCG GCTGGAAGACGGAACCTACGGCAGGTGGAATCGGGGCCTTCTCAGACAACAAGTCTTTGAGAAAGTCGAGTCCGTCGTCATCTGCACGCCGGagcaagcagaagaagagcatgCACGACTGCGCAAGATCGGGAAAACGCTTTTAAA GGAACTACAGATTCCGTTTCGCGAGGTTCTCCTCTGCAGCGGAGACATGAGTGCCACCGCCGCCATATGTTACGATCTGGAG GCGTGGATTCCGAGCCTCCAAGGGTTTCTCGAAGTATCTTCGATCTCAAACTGCTGGGACTACCAG GCTCGGCGTCTGTCTGTGAAATTTCAACCCTCAAAGGGTGCCTCGCGACAGCAGACGGTCTCCAGCAAAAACAAGGAAGCAGGGGACGCCGGACAGACATCAGCGAAACGCTCatcgcgtttctgtttcacGCTGAACGGCTCCACGCTGGCTGTCGGCAGGACGCTGGTGGCTGTGATAGAAAACCATCAA TTTATCAAAGAGGATCACTCTGGCAAGAAACGTGGTGTCCGGATACCAAAGCCCCTTCAGCCCTACCTCGGAGGCCTCGAAGAAATTCTGGAAGACAGTCCGTCGTTGTCGAGCTGA